A genome region from Nocardia sp. NBC_00565 includes the following:
- a CDS encoding NAD(P)-binding domain-containing protein produces the protein MTNQMNLRAGVIGLGMIGGGVAVSLARRGRVPAVYDVRPDASANLSGVPDPLGSPAEVAKESDVVMVAVVNADQAREVIGGENGLLSAAHPALTIVLQATVALPVVHELAALCAASGVGFLDCGVTPGDKAAENAMVAIVGGDRATVDAARPVLDDWAKKVVHCGPLGAGMATKIARNVITYGSWRTVAEAGALARAAGVDTARLAEVIDTADPEGRTLLQLLRSQDPEGNLPEAMGRKIEPLMTKDLAAARDLAATLGVEVPLVEVAHTRAQQTLQLDQETAPAKPDDLHQFGLQMMDQVYGPGFSAGVQGSSDPFLDQTIDYLFAQVWARPGLSVRDRRLLTLGVAATVGRAELIQIIAGGGLVNSELTPDQLREAALHLATYTGWCKATATHAGITAAIDAHTDPKEQK, from the coding sequence ATGACGAACCAAATGAACCTCCGGGCCGGTGTAATCGGTCTGGGCATGATCGGCGGCGGGGTAGCCGTCAGCCTGGCCCGCCGCGGCCGCGTCCCGGCAGTTTACGACGTCCGCCCGGACGCCTCGGCGAATCTGTCCGGTGTCCCCGATCCGCTGGGCTCCCCTGCGGAGGTGGCCAAGGAAAGCGACGTGGTGATGGTCGCGGTCGTCAACGCAGACCAGGCCCGCGAGGTCATCGGCGGCGAGAACGGATTGCTGTCCGCCGCCCACCCGGCGCTGACGATCGTCCTGCAGGCCACCGTCGCGCTGCCGGTCGTGCACGAGCTGGCCGCCCTGTGCGCCGCCAGCGGCGTCGGCTTCCTGGACTGCGGGGTGACTCCCGGCGACAAGGCGGCCGAGAACGCTATGGTCGCCATCGTCGGTGGCGACCGGGCCACCGTGGACGCGGCACGGCCGGTGCTGGACGATTGGGCCAAAAAGGTCGTACATTGTGGCCCGCTCGGTGCCGGCATGGCCACCAAGATCGCCCGCAATGTCATCACCTACGGCAGTTGGCGCACCGTCGCCGAGGCGGGCGCCCTGGCCCGCGCCGCGGGCGTGGACACCGCGCGGCTCGCCGAGGTCATCGACACCGCCGACCCCGAGGGCCGCACCCTGCTCCAGCTGCTGCGCTCGCAGGACCCCGAAGGGAACCTGCCCGAAGCGATGGGCCGCAAGATCGAGCCGCTGATGACCAAGGACCTGGCTGCCGCCCGCGATCTGGCCGCCACCCTCGGTGTCGAAGTTCCGCTGGTCGAGGTCGCCCACACCCGGGCCCAGCAGACTCTGCAGCTGGACCAGGAGACCGCCCCCGCCAAGCCGGACGACCTGCACCAGTTCGGCCTTCAGATGATGGACCAGGTCTACGGTCCCGGCTTTAGCGCGGGCGTCCAAGGGAGCAGCGACCCGTTCCTGGACCAGACCATCGACTACCTCTTCGCCCAGGTCTGGGCCCGTCCCGGCCTGTCGGTTCGGGACCGCAGGCTGCTCACCCTCGGCGTCGCCGCCACCGTCGGCCGCGCCGAACTCATCCAGATAATCGCCGGCGGCGGCCTGGTCAACAGCGAGCTGACCCCCGACCAGCTGCGTGAGGCCGCTCTCCACCTCGCCACATACACCGGCTGGTGCAAAGCCACCGCGACCCACGCCGGCATCACCGCCGCCATCGATGCCCACACCGACCCGAAGGAGCAGAAATGA
- a CDS encoding cytochrome P450 — MTENLIDQPVTRDPGNPLDPPAEYTQLRENQPVVNVRFPNGLTGWMVTRFEEGSAVFTDPRLTALRPRHDTPEGEVSEPGEDSPFDAGFVHMDEPDHGAYRRLLTARFTPKAVQAKLQPYIDKIVDEHLDAIAEGPETFDFVEAMSLPIPCLVICELLGVPYADRDGFHEATVDLMDMGKPREVRDKGAHWLIDYITGLVADKRRTGSTDGILAELINKAEGEDAMLTERQLIGLGVLLLFAGHDTTAAMMGLSTLTLLTHDQQRKDLIEHPEKIGNTVEELMRYLTIVQFGLGRVATEDLEIGGAQIKKGDLVVVAMNAANRDPRAFQDPDTLDIDRKMARHMGFGYGVHACLGQNVARAELKTVLPKLFQRFPNLRLATPLEEVPMDFTGTNYGVRKLMVTR, encoded by the coding sequence ATGACCGAGAACCTCATCGACCAGCCCGTCACCCGTGACCCCGGCAACCCCCTCGACCCGCCCGCGGAGTACACCCAGCTGCGCGAGAATCAGCCGGTCGTCAACGTACGCTTTCCCAACGGCCTGACCGGCTGGATGGTCACCCGGTTCGAGGAAGGCAGCGCGGTCTTCACCGATCCCCGCCTGACCGCGCTGCGCCCCCGGCACGACACTCCTGAAGGCGAGGTCTCCGAGCCCGGCGAGGACTCTCCGTTCGACGCCGGATTCGTACACATGGACGAGCCCGACCACGGCGCCTATCGGCGGCTGCTGACCGCCCGATTCACTCCCAAGGCAGTCCAGGCCAAGCTCCAGCCTTATATCGACAAGATCGTCGATGAGCACCTGGACGCGATCGCCGAGGGACCCGAGACCTTCGACTTCGTCGAGGCCATGTCGCTGCCCATCCCGTGCTTGGTGATCTGCGAGCTGCTCGGCGTTCCCTACGCGGATCGCGACGGCTTCCACGAAGCCACCGTGGATCTGATGGACATGGGCAAGCCCCGTGAGGTGCGCGACAAGGGCGCCCACTGGCTGATCGACTACATCACCGGGCTGGTTGCCGACAAGCGCCGCACCGGCTCCACCGACGGCATCCTCGCCGAGCTGATCAACAAGGCCGAGGGCGAGGACGCGATGCTGACCGAACGACAGCTCATCGGCTTGGGAGTGCTGCTGCTGTTCGCCGGGCACGACACCACGGCCGCCATGATGGGCCTGTCCACGCTGACCCTGCTCACCCACGACCAGCAGCGCAAAGACCTCATCGAGCACCCGGAGAAGATCGGCAACACGGTCGAGGAGCTGATGCGCTACCTCACCATCGTCCAGTTCGGCCTCGGCCGGGTGGCCACCGAAGACCTCGAGATCGGTGGCGCTCAGATCAAGAAGGGCGACCTGGTCGTGGTTGCCATGAACGCCGCCAACCGCGACCCGCGCGCCTTCCAGGACCCCGACACCCTCGACATCGACCGCAAGATGGCCCGCCACATGGGCTTCGGCTACGGCGTCCACGCCTGCCTCGGCCAGAACGTCGCCCGTGCCGAGCTGAAGACCGTCCTGCCCAAACTCTTCCAGCGCTTCCCGAACCTGCGCCTGGCCACCCCGCTCGAAGAAGTCCCGATGGACTTCACCGGCACCAACTATGGCGTTCGCAAACTCATGGTTACCCGCTGA
- a CDS encoding aldehyde dehydrogenase family protein, with protein sequence MDEPSATSHGNLAVLEEEIFGPIGPVESAQAAVDYISAGDKPLAMYIFDASAATRELFVNRTSAGDVGVDVTFLQAGVPSLPFGGVGGSGMGAYHSEYSVSAFSHRKPVLRKPLFVFDALRFVQPPCTPIKRRIAAMTASGNSKYTRPSGQ encoded by the coding sequence GTGGACGAGCCGAGCGCGACGAGCCACGGAAACCTGGCAGTGCTGGAAGAGGAGATCTTCGGGCCCATCGGGCCCGTCGAATCGGCGCAGGCGGCAGTCGACTACATCAGTGCCGGGGACAAGCCGCTGGCGATGTATATATTCGACGCGTCCGCAGCCACGCGGGAACTGTTCGTGAACCGGACTTCGGCAGGCGATGTCGGCGTGGACGTCACCTTCCTCCAGGCGGGCGTCCCCAGCCTTCCGTTCGGTGGTGTCGGCGGCAGCGGCATGGGCGCCTATCACAGTGAATACTCCGTCAGCGCGTTCAGTCATCGCAAACCGGTGCTGCGCAAGCCGCTCTTCGTCTTCGACGCCCTGAGATTCGTCCAGCCGCCCTGCACTCCGATCAAACGGCGCATCGCCGCGATGACGGCCAGCGGGAATTCGAAATACACACGGCCATCAGGTCAGTAA